The DNA region TTTCCATTCCTAAGTATGGCTCAGGTTAGTATTTTAATCATTCTTTTTCTGGTTTAAGGTTTAACAATATTTTTCTGAGGCACTTTCGGCATGCCTTTTTCCAGGCTCAGCTCTACGTCAAGGAGTTTCAATACCTGCAGCGCCTGAGGGGCATCCATGTTTCTGTATAACTTGCCCGAGAATTTCCTGTCGGCGGGAAGTTCTGTTGAAATGAGGTCGATATCATACCAGCGTGAAAATGTGCGCAATATGGTTTTCAGGTCAGCATCTTTAAAATAGAACAACCCGTTTTTCCAGGCTATAGCCATTTCCAGATCGGCCTCGGTTATTTTTATGCCCGAACCAGAGCCAACAACAGCTTGTTGCCCTGGCTTCAGGATAATACTGCTCTGTTCGTTCGACAGGGTGTTTCTCACACTCACGCGCCCCTCCAGCAAGGTGGTTTTTACATTATTTTCATCAGGGTAACTGCTGATATTGAAATGGGTACCCAACACTGCTACCTCCTGATTTTTACTGATCACTATAAATGGCATTCTCTCTCTGCTCTTTGCTACTTCAAAGTAAGCCTCACCGCTCAACTGTACCTTTCTTTCCCTGTCATTAAATTTAGAAGGAAAGACAAGCTTAGTGGCCGCGTTTAACCAGACGCGAGTGCCGTCAGGAAGGGTTACCTGGTAGGTGCCGCCACGCGGGGTAGCAGCTGTCAGCTGGATTTCGGCAGCTGTTTTTGGCTCTTGCGGTGTGTTCACCGGACTGCCATCATTGTAACTTAGCTGATCCCTATGGACTACCACTCCTGT from Pedobacter africanus includes:
- a CDS encoding FecR family protein, which produces MNKEGADRILEKYLAGQASAEETALIECWYLNASDERKLTDMDSFERLNDELWRGTIERAGLLPAKKPVRKLWLRMVAAASVILVTLWFFRDKLPGSNPELVIAVNQTAPGHNRATLTFANGEIIQLSEAQTGVVVHRDQLSYNDGSPVNTPQEPKTAAEIQLTAATPRGGTYQVTLPDGTRVWLNAATKLVFPSKFNDRERKVQLSGEAYFEVAKSRERMPFIVISKNQEVAVLGTHFNISSYPDENNVKTTLLEGRVSVRNTLSNEQSSIILKPGQQAVVGSGSGIKITEADLEMAIAWKNGLFYFKDADLKTILRTFSRWYDIDLISTELPADRKFSGKLYRNMDAPQALQVLKLLDVELSLEKGMPKVPQKNIVKP